The sequence GCAGGAGTCCCTGGGAAggcaggccggggtggggggcgagccccgggccccgggccggTCACAGGGTCGACGGCCTGTACCCACAACACCCTCGTGTGAGCGCGCTGCCGGGTCCTGCGAGGAGGTCACGGGGCGGGGGTGACGGCGGAGCGAGCCCTCCGCGGGTTACGGAGGCGTCCGACGGGGCGCAGGGCTGCAGCCCCGCGAGTCTGCGGCGAAGAGTCCGTAGAGTTGAGGGGCGGTGGCAGGTCCcctccgcccggcccggcccgcgctcTCCCCTCCGCCCGGCTCCGGCCCCGctaccgccgccgccgccgccgccgccccagtGACTGACAGGCGAGCCGGCCCGGCCGGGACGGGGCGGGGACCTCAGCGAGGCGCGGGCTGCCCCCGGCGCCTGTCCCCCGCACCGCCGCCTCAGGCGCCGCCCTCCCCCCGCGCCTGccctggcccggcccggcccggcacAGCCCAGCCCGGCCCGGCACAGCGGAACTGCGCGGAAACTCATTCCGGGTCCCTGGTCCCGTCCCCGCGCCagcccgcgcgcccccgcgcaGGCGGCGGACCGGCGCGCCGCTCGAGGCCCCCGCTGGGCCAAGGCCCCGCCGCTGAGtgctctgggaaatgtagtccgcGCTGCGCCCAGCGGGAGGGCGGCGCCTTGCGGCAGAGGTCGGGAGCACGTGGGCTGGGGACCCGCGGGGAGCCCCGCCTGCGCGGACCTGCTGCCGGCCGCGGGGTCGGACCCGCGGGCGGCGCCGCTGAGCAGCTCCCGAGGAGGGCGTGACCGGAGGGGCTGGTGGACGGAGCTGCGAAGCCGGGCCAGTGGATGAAGGTGCGTGTTGGGGGCTGGCGGAGAGAAACAGGTCACTGCGGTGCCGCGCGGCCGCCGCCACCTGGGGCGCAGGAAGGAGGGTTCTGGGGAGGAGGCAGCGCCCCGCCCAGAGAAGCGGGGGGGCTCGGCGCGCCGCTGGAACGGGAAGGGACGGCTCTCGGGACTGCCCGGGGAGCCACCGGCAAACCCCTTACCATGGACAGTACTCGGAGACTTGGGGAGGCGCTGGGAAGCAACTTGTCTTTTATGAGTGATCAGAGTAAGAAGAGCTCACATTTAAGTGCTAGGAACAGTGCTTTGCACACCTTAGGTCCGATTCTCTGGACAACTCGGGTGGGATTTTTAGTCCCcgttttcagaggaggaaaccgAGGTTGGGGAAGGTTCGTTCAGCTTGCCTTGTCCAGAGACACAGCTAGTGTAGCAGAGACCAGCCACAGACCTGGCTCCAGCAGACCCCAGCAGCCCCTACCCCTTAAACTTCCACTTGTCCTTTTATTAGCTcttatttttaaggtttgtttgtttattatttttaaaagattgtatttatttactcatgagagacacggagaggcagagataggcagagggagaagcagactccctgcagagagcccgatgcgggactcgatcccaggaccccaggatcactacctgagccaaacaaagacaggcgctcaaccgctgagccactcaggggcccctaaagtttatttatttaagtaatctcacgtggggctcaaactcacaaccctgagtccaagagccacatgctcgctcctgactgagccaccaggtgccctgtccTCCCTGTCCTTTTATTAACTTTTGCCAGCTATCccagcaggggaaaaaaataataaaagggaaaggaggaccTCTGTACCTGGATTCAGGTGGAAGAAGCTGACATTGGCAATAGCTGCTAAGGCCAAAGACGATGAGTGTAGGCTCCCCTGAGGAGGAGAAACCTAGTCTGAGCTTGAAGAATAGAGACGCTGGTGAGGTGGGGAGCTTGATTAAGTGCGGAAGCAAAATCCTGTGGGAATCTAGTTCAACAAATACCTATCTGTAGGACGTAGGATAAATTGCAGGAATGGTCTTTTCATCATGGGGGTGGGGCGCAGGGAGAGAATCCCTGGCTGTTATCAGATTCTCTAAGGACTCTACAGCCCCAAAAcaggttaagaaccactgctgTGAACAATAAAGGGGATCTCATGTGGCACAGACTCTCCAACATCTTTTCTCTGATCCCTCAGTTTTCTACCCAGCCTCTCCTTTTCTGGAGGAGACCGCAGGGAGTCGGCCAGCGCACCGACACTCTGCCGCAGGGGTCTCGAGCCAGGGGAAATAGGGCAATCCTTGGACAAGAGAGGAGGAAAGCCGTTGGCAAGTTCAGGAAAGCACATGGAACCCCAAACCTCGATTCCTGGATGAACCAAATCTAGAGGGCAGTTGGGTGCTCCCTGAAGCTGGAAAAGCTGCCATTTCAAAGCTGCCTGTAGTTTTTCGTCTTACAAGAAAGAGGTGGTGACTTGATGGCCCTTTGGAGGAGACTGTACCTCGGTTCTGGGAAGACCACTCAAAGGGGCAATGTAGCTTTGCAAATGTGAAACGAAGACTGCagtcaaaaatagagctaccagAACCACCTGTGACTCTCAGGAGTGGAAAGTGCTCTCCTGGTCAGGTCGTAGGCAGAGAACTATAGCTCTGGGGCTTGTTCCTTTTGGGGGGaaagtggctttatttttttttttttaaagagggattTGGGAATGTGTTCTTGGAAAAGGTTCTGTTTCATCTAGGACTTTGTGAGATGTTGGGCACAATCTCTCTGGGGCCCAGAATGCAGTAGGAGGGACCCTTCTGGCTTAAGGACTGGCAGTCTGGGGACAGTTGAGAACCAGCACCATTGGCTTGGGGTCTGACCTGGCTCTCTTGCTGTGAGCATTGTCAGAGGTGGCCTCAGTCGGCCTCCTTGGAGGGCTTGGGGGCTAGGCTAGGCTTTCAAGTCTTTCCAGCAGGGGCTCTCTGGGCCCAATGACCCTGCTCAACAGGATGCCCCCTCCATCCTCAACCAGGGCCAGAGCCCAGGCCTCCATGAGGCATCTGCAAACTGTATGGCACTGGTGCCATTATCTTCgggtgggagtgggagggcaGGAGACTGAGGATCCTGAATCAgtttgggggcagagagagggaccAAAGGAGGGTTTGAAGGTGGTGTGAGCACCAGAGTTTTGGGAGCATCTAGAACTGGGGCAGTGAGCACAGAAGACTGGAAGCCCAGACTGGTTTCTCCTTGACCCAGAATGCACACAGCCCTCACTTTTGCCTGCTCCTTGCCCTGTCCTGGGTGACAGGGGCACCTGTGCCAAAGCAGGCAGGCGCTTAGACAGTTTGCAAGGAATTTTGCTTAGCAGTGGCAGATGGCTGAGGGGTCCCAGCCTCAGCCGGCTCACTCCTATGGTGCTCCCACGCACCTCGGCCGCAGCTATTGCCCTTGTGCTCACAGCCGCTAGCACAGTCTCCAGCCCAGACCTCCCTCCTCAGCTTCAGGCCAGCGACAGGCCAGCGACAGCCCCTCTAGATGCCTGGTGGTTCCCTCTGAGTCGGCATCCTTTCCAAACGCATGCCCTCATCTTCTTTCCAAAGAACATCATCATATTGGACAAATTCATAGGACCCAGGAATCAGGATTTCACAGGACATGCAGGAAAGCTCAGAGGGGTTGCATGGACTTTTGAGAGATGACTTGGGGACACTGTGAAGGCCAGGGTCAGCACtaacccctccttccttccagatGAATGTGTATACCTCTTAGCTTCTTGTCCTTTTTCATACGGTTTGTCAAATTGAATTTGTCTCTCCTGACTTAAGCTTCAGGGCAGGGATCATATCCCTTTCACTTCTGTATCTCTGGGGTCTCCCTAGTGTCTGACATATAGGTAACTAatcagtgtttgttgaatgaataaatatccttGTTCATCACTCAAAATTGCAGATCCCTCTTGGGGTCTCTTGGTCCTTTCCTGCCTTTCTATTGCCTTGACGCTCTCTGCTTCGTTCCTCCAGAAACCAGCCTCCCATTGCACCttcttccccagccccagcctttTCTGCAGCTCTTTTACCCTGGGCTGCTTCATGGAATGTGGGTAGTGAGCGCCCCCCATGCTGGATTGTCTACAAGCAGAGGAAGTGTATGCGCGTGTCAGGGTGCCCTGGAGGGTAGGACACAGATTAGTGACAGTGGGATGGGGCAAGGTGTGGTTCACTGTGTCATTACACACTGAGGCCCCCAGAAAGCCTGGGGTCTGTCCCAAGGGTAGGGTTTTCTTGTAACTCCAGGTCCCGAGCACTGGGGACTGTGCGTGCGGGTGAGAGCTGGCCTGTTGGGCCGGAGAACACACCTGTGCCACCCACTCTGCCTGTGTTCCGTGCCCCATGTCCCAGAGCTGCAGGATGGAGGTGAGCAATGGAAAATCCGGGCCAGGCCCGATTGCTGACTCAGCCTGAGGCCAGGCTCGACGGCCATCAGGGGCTCGCAGCCAGCCCCACTGCCCGGGAAAAGATCCAACACAGcatgaaagtaaataaataacttaggAGTAATAAATAGGGGTCCAGCTCCTGCCAGTGGGTACAGGCCCGCGCGCGCAACGCAACCGCGCCGCCTCCTCCGGTCCGCGCCCCCCCCCAGGCCTGGGCAAGGCTTGGCGGCCCGGCCACTGCAGGGTTGGGGGGGGCGGCTGGCTCCGGGGCCTGGTCCGTGGGGCCTGGGCGAGGCTTGGCGGCCCAGCCACTGcagggttgggggcgggggggcgggggggcggggggctggctCCGGGGCCTGGTCCGTGGAGCCTGGTCCGTGCCAGTCCGTGCGCAGCGGGTCCTACGGGCTCCAGAGCCGACGTGTCCGTGTCTGCGGGGCGGGCACCCTGGGGGCGCGGGTCCGTGGGCCCTCCGCCTCTCGGGGCTGCTGGCATCACTCACCCGCCGGCTCAGAGGGGGCCCCGCGGCCGAGGGTGCAGTCCGCCCGGCCCCGGGGCGAGGCCTCAGCCCAGGCAGCCGCAGGCGGTGGCCGACAGGCGGTCCACGGTCCTCCAGGTGCTGTTGACGTCCATGAAGGAGACGGCCTCGTAGCGCGTGGGGCGGCAGCACGGCTGGCTGGCGGGCCGCGAGCCCGGGGGCGGCCGCAGGGCCCCGGCGCCCAGCAGGCTGGCCAGGCTCAGGTCGTGCGCGGAGCGCGCCCGGCGGCACGAGCCGCTGCAGAAGCGGAAGCGCACCAGCTCGTCGGAGCTGTGGCCCAGGCCGAGCGCGCGCACCGGCACCAGCTGCGAGCGCAGGCggcagccccgcgcccccgcgcggcccccccggccccccgcccgcgccgcacGGCCCCCGCGGGAGGGCGCGGGCgagggcgcgggcggcgggggcgcggcccggggcgggggcggcggccgccgGGCTCTTCCGCCGCACGTGCGCGCCGCGCGGCCTCCTGCAAGGAGACGGAGTCAcgcgccgggccccgcccccgccccgccccgccccgcccctcgccgtCACCTACCCGGCAGGTGGCCGGtggggggcgccggggccggAGCGGGGCCGAGGCGCGGGGCGGGactgcggggcgcggggcccagGGAGGCCTCGGCGACGCTGCTGAGCAGGACCAGGGCGGCCAGGGCGGGCCACAGGGCGGGCTGCGCGGAGacagggtgggaggaagagggcCCCCCGCCCGGCTCGGGTGGGGGCAGCGCGGGAAGGGATCGGAGAGAGGCTGCGGCGCCTAGCTGGGTGCGGGGAGCCCCCTTAGGAtgcagggcgggggagggcgggccCGCTGCCCCGGGGCGCCCAGGGGCGAGCTCACACCCGAGGACGCCGACTTCCCTCCTTCTGCGGCCTGCCCAGGCCAAGCCCTGTGCTCCCTCCCCGCTCAGACCAGTTCCCTCCATTGGGGCGGCGGTGCCGGGAGGGCCACTCACCTGCCGCCTAGGCTGCGGCCAGGGGGGCAGCACGGAAGGGCTTCCACATCCGGACTCCATCTCTGTCAGGACCAGAAGCTCCCATCAGCCGCGGCTGACCTGGTCGCCGCCCCTCCTCTCGAGGCAGCTTGGAACATTGAGAGAAGAGTTATCCTTTGGGCAGGTCATCGCTCCACTTCGGTGTCTCCAGACGAGGTCCAAGGGGCCTCCAAGGGGACAGCTGGACTCAAGCCAGGAGGAGAAGTAGCTGCATTGAGAACCTAACTATGAGTTGGTGCTTTGCACCTGTCCCTGCTTCCAGTCCTTACAGCTCCAGGCCGTGGACGGCATAATCCGCATTTTCCACCCAAGCAAATAAGACTCCGAGAAGCTCAGCGGCTGCCTGACATCACAAGGCCTCTTGCCCCAGGACCTCCCTGCTCGGCGCTGCAGGGCCGGAGCTGCCAGCAGCAGCCGGAGAAGGGGCTAGTTGGACATGTGTGGTCCCACCTACAGAGAGCTTCGTCTCCATGTCCCAGACAGGGCCTAGGGAGGATTTGGGGTTGACCTATCTGACATCAGCgacgccccggcctcagcctgtgTTGCCCACCCAGCGCTGCTGGCCCAGGCTCCCCCGCCAGCTCTGCCTGGGTCCAGAGCCGCCAGGGTGCTCTCGTCTCACCGCAGGTGCCCCTCAGGAGCCCGCCGCCGTCGGGGCTGAGGGGTCCTCGCACagagggcctgggcctggctccccaaggccaccagggggcagcatTGCCAAGCCTGCAGACTcaaagggtgggtggggggtgggctttCCACTCGGCTCAAATAGACTCCGCCGTGAGCAACTCCCAGGAGGGCCAGCCTGGCCTCCACTGTAGCCAGGTCTTGGAGGGCTGGCCCAGGTCTGTCCGCCCTCCAGCTTCCTGTGCACCTGAGagtctgcgcccccccccccatcaggtTCCCCCACGAGCCATCCTTCCTGAGCCCAGCCAGCCTTGCAGAGCCCCACCAACCTTTGGTGAACCCACACTGGCTGGCATTCCTCCCTCTGGGGCCCTGGAGCCCTCCCTGGCTCGTCCGCCCTTAGGTCCCAGGTGTCACCCTCCactccccccctgccccccagggcaCGGCACACAGG comes from Canis lupus baileyi chromosome 13, mCanLup2.hap1, whole genome shotgun sequence and encodes:
- the ARTN gene encoding artemin, translating into MESGCGSPSVLPPWPQPRRQPALWPALAALVLLSSVAEASLGPAPRSPAPRLGPAPAPAPPTGHLPGGRAARTCGGRARRPPPPPRAAPPPPAPSPAPSRGGRAARAGGRGGRAGARGCRLRSQLVPVRALGLGHSSDELVRFRFCSGSCRRARSAHDLSLASLLGAGALRPPPGSRPASQPCCRPTRYEAVSFMDVNSTWRTVDRLSATACGCLG